Within the Pseudomonadota bacterium genome, the region AATTCTTTTTTGCTGGTAAGCATGCAGCAATCCCCAAGCAAGAGGCATCACTAAAACAGCAAGTGTCGCAATAAACGCAAAAATTCGAATAGACATCCCAGCAAAAAATAAGACGAAAAAACCAGAAGAAAAAACCAGTATAGCGGTCCCTAAATCAGGTTGTCTCAAAATCAGCGCGACGGGTACAAGTAACAACAAAGCTGCTACGAGATAATTAGTCGGCCTGAGTATGCATTCATATCGATCAAAATACCAAGCGAGCATTAAAGGTAGTGCGATTTTCATTAGCTCTGAAGGCTGAATGCGTATAGCTTTGAGATCGAGCCACCGCTGGGCGCCTTTGGATTCGTCGCCAATGAGAGCAGTCAAAATCAATAAGATTAATGCCAAAAGATAAAGTGGCAAAGCCATTCGACTAAGATATTCAAGCGGCATCTTCGCCACCACCCACATCAGCACTAAAGCGATGGCAAAGTGCTTCGCCTGCGTAATGACTCTAACGACATCCCCTTGAGATGAGCTGTAGAGCACGCCTAAACTCATAACGCATAACGCCAGTATGAGTACCAAAAACGGGCCAGCAAGCGTCTTAGTAATTCCAGTCT harbors:
- the rodA gene encoding rod shape-determining protein RodA yields the protein MTLFDGADERVMDILPRIKTGITKTLAGPFLVLILALCVMSLGVLYSSSQGDVVRVITQAKHFAIALVLMWVVAKMPLEYLSRMALPLYLLALILLILTALIGDESKGAQRWLDLKAIRIQPSELMKIALPLMLAWYFDRYECILRPTNYLVAALLLLVPVALILRQPDLGTAILVFSSGFFVLFFAGMSIRIFAFIATLAVLVMPLAWGLLHAYQQKRILMLFNPSADPLGAGYHTIQSTIAIGSGGFWGKGWTDGTQSQLNFLPEGTTDFIFAVLGEEFGFVGVLLIFVVYALLIWQGLRIATQAPSLFARLAAISITMTFFIYAFVNVGMVIGLLPIVGVPLPLMSFGGSSAATVLLGMGVLMNFRANRRLVQT